One window from the genome of Luteithermobacter gelatinilyticus encodes:
- a CDS encoding NnrS family protein → MLQNLFAFRRGSADRLFFSLACLFAAGAVPVLVLHYGGRLSFLTLPPPYWHAHEMIFGFGLGLMGGYFAAGLPLQKNVLLLISWLLARIVFLIPPPNIFLPNLFLFTPLVILYPGLLFFFVGGPMLKAAKSWRNSIFGIILAAFPILDLALGIMIFRNGDMPAPGFFSFGLLPLIAMIYAMGGRITAAATNGALQKQGLRLNKPSQPRLEWLGLGCLALMIFSFGMGLPPFVSSLLALGFAGITALRLIRWHFWKLSDLSILALHGGFFWLAGGFILIAAHPLLELFSVADLLHSLTIGALGTLSITIMTRLTLQRSRQLVRLPALTLLILGAVNLAALLRLLSPYASPALPMLEAAAALWSTAFLLQLFFLISAKPTPPRVNCE, encoded by the coding sequence ATGTTACAGAATCTCTTCGCCTTCCGCCGCGGTTCCGCTGACCGCCTGTTTTTCAGCCTGGCCTGTCTGTTCGCGGCAGGGGCTGTGCCGGTTCTTGTTTTGCACTATGGCGGAAGGCTGTCCTTTCTGACGCTCCCCCCGCCATACTGGCATGCTCATGAAATGATTTTCGGATTCGGCTTGGGCCTGATGGGCGGATATTTTGCGGCCGGCCTGCCCTTGCAGAAAAATGTTCTGTTGCTGATAAGCTGGCTGCTGGCCCGGATTGTGTTTCTTATTCCACCACCAAACATTTTTCTGCCAAACCTTTTCCTGTTTACGCCGCTTGTGATCCTTTATCCTGGCCTGTTGTTTTTCTTTGTCGGCGGGCCCATGCTGAAAGCGGCCAAATCATGGCGCAACAGCATTTTCGGAATTATTCTGGCCGCCTTCCCGATCCTGGATCTGGCGCTTGGCATCATGATATTCCGCAATGGGGACATGCCCGCGCCCGGCTTTTTTTCTTTCGGTTTGCTGCCCCTGATCGCCATGATTTACGCCATGGGGGGACGCATCACCGCCGCCGCTACCAATGGCGCCTTGCAAAAACAAGGCCTCCGCCTGAACAAACCGTCCCAACCCCGTCTGGAATGGCTGGGCCTGGGGTGTCTCGCGCTGATGATTTTCAGTTTTGGCATGGGCCTACCCCCTTTCGTCAGCAGCCTGCTGGCGCTGGGATTTGCCGGCATCACCGCCCTGCGTTTGATCCGCTGGCATTTCTGGAAGCTCTCGGATCTTTCCATCCTTGCCCTGCACGGGGGCTTTTTCTGGCTCGCCGGCGGCTTCATCCTGATTGCCGCCCACCCGCTTCTTGAGCTGTTCAGCGTTGCCGATCTGCTGCACAGCCTGACCATTGGTGCACTCGGCACCCTGTCCATCACTATCATGACCCGCCTAACCCTGCAACGCAGCCGCCAGCTGGTACGTCTGCCAGCTCTCACCCTGCTCATTCTTGGCGCCGTCAATCTGGCCGCGCTGCTGAGGCTGCTGTCCCCTTATGCCTCCCCCGCGCTGCCAATGCTGGAGGCGGCGGCAGCCTTATGGTCCACCGCCTTTCTGTTGCAGCTTTTCTTCCTGATATCCGCCAAGCCCACACCCCCTAGAGTGAATTGTGAATAG
- the prsT gene encoding XrtA/PEP-CTERM system TPR-repeat protein PrsT: MRYQKSFEQIRWKIDTGFRLLCGPDRDRDNSTTFDGSQRAVVRARGPQSLLRTGILVIALCLGGGMTPFPALGADANSAYEKALTSFHQRDIEATIIHLRNALKADPDHLASRLLMAEALIARGDGAAAEIELNFARSLGADADRLAVLFGESYILQNKYDKVLETIRPGNRGRLIETQIAFLRGQAYLGQRKLANADRSFARALELNPDHQNAMLGRAQVAATRKQYGAAMAYIDQALQGLTPLPNAWLMKSQIYKMQGFPREALTAINEALALATDHLAARLTRAALYVDLREYEKAEEDVDYILERIPREPRAKYLKAVIAAATGDLGESREKMDEVINTLRAVPEEIMKNNPSYYYLAGLTNFQFGNLDEAREFLQEYLKLEKNDIGARRVLGALELQAGDPMAASLVLVDAYREQPDNPTILTLLGMAYLEMGNVRKANYYFERVVSLLPTSAQGLTNLARGKMAAGSISEAIQNLIKAEQHNLDSTRIKLLLAQAYQKAGDHKKAIAIVEELKKQDPDSSFLHQLHAVAVGLDGQHDLARQSFEKALELDPENISAHIHLARMDLIAGDVRKAIDRIKGQLGRHPESVVLMTELGDLFTKAGQPEEALFWYKKAYSLDGETFATLAKLAEGYAAVEELDKAIEVAQSFTIRFPEDKDVYDLLGRLYMQANDPVAAIKSYKMAVEYAINRGEALMALGAAQLRTNDRKGAASAFRKAIAWDPELREAYIALINIAIEERDRLNGLELLKSLRKITSGSPAADILEGNLYYALRDLDKAEASYKKAMTIGDNPLAVLGLFKVYRDSDRLPRAIALLEKWTEKYPQDLPLGLTLGTAYKLDGQLEKAVVHYETLLKRFPDMPAVLNNAANVQFLLGNEEKAVEYARRAQELRPEDVTILDTLAWIETRRGRPEVALPLLRKSLALEYGNPEIKYHLAVTLDKLGRRAEALRPLREALQSGQDFEGREEAEKLLAGWRQN; the protein is encoded by the coding sequence ATGAGATATCAAAAAAGTTTTGAACAGATCCGCTGGAAGATAGACACAGGGTTTCGTCTTTTGTGCGGCCCGGACAGGGACCGGGACAACAGCACAACCTTTGACGGCTCCCAAAGAGCCGTGGTGCGGGCTCGGGGGCCGCAGTCTTTGCTGAGGACAGGGATTCTTGTGATCGCGCTGTGTCTGGGCGGGGGGATGACCCCTTTTCCGGCCTTGGGCGCTGACGCCAATAGCGCCTATGAAAAAGCCCTGACCAGTTTCCATCAACGGGATATCGAGGCCACCATCATTCATTTGCGTAATGCTTTGAAAGCCGACCCCGATCATTTGGCGTCGCGGCTTCTGATGGCCGAGGCGCTGATTGCCCGCGGGGACGGGGCGGCGGCGGAAATCGAACTCAACTTCGCCCGCTCTCTTGGCGCGGATGCGGATCGCCTGGCGGTGTTGTTCGGCGAATCCTACATTCTGCAAAACAAATATGACAAGGTGCTGGAGACCATCCGCCCTGGCAATCGCGGCCGGCTGATCGAAACACAAATCGCTTTTCTGCGTGGGCAGGCGTATCTGGGACAACGCAAACTGGCCAATGCGGACCGCAGCTTTGCCAGGGCCCTGGAGCTTAACCCCGATCATCAGAACGCCATGCTGGGGCGCGCCCAGGTGGCCGCCACCCGAAAACAATATGGGGCGGCCATGGCGTATATTGATCAGGCCCTGCAAGGCCTGACCCCTTTGCCCAATGCCTGGCTTATGAAATCCCAGATATACAAAATGCAGGGGTTTCCCCGGGAAGCGTTGACCGCCATTAATGAAGCTTTGGCTTTGGCGACGGATCATCTGGCGGCACGCCTGACCCGGGCGGCTCTGTATGTGGATCTCAGGGAATACGAAAAAGCCGAAGAGGATGTGGATTATATTCTGGAAAGAATTCCCCGCGAACCGCGGGCCAAATATCTGAAGGCGGTGATTGCGGCCGCCACAGGGGATTTGGGGGAATCGCGGGAGAAAATGGATGAAGTGATTAATACCCTGCGGGCCGTTCCCGAAGAGATCATGAAAAACAACCCGTCCTATTATTATCTGGCGGGACTGACGAATTTCCAGTTTGGGAACCTTGATGAGGCCCGGGAGTTTTTGCAGGAATATTTGAAACTGGAGAAAAACGACATTGGCGCCCGCCGGGTTCTGGGGGCATTGGAATTGCAGGCCGGGGACCCGATGGCGGCAAGCCTTGTCCTTGTGGATGCCTATCGGGAACAGCCGGACAACCCCACCATTCTTACGCTTCTGGGCATGGCTTATCTGGAAATGGGCAATGTACGCAAAGCCAATTATTATTTTGAACGGGTAGTTTCGTTGCTGCCCACCTCGGCCCAGGGCCTGACCAATCTGGCGCGGGGGAAAATGGCGGCCGGGTCCATTTCCGAAGCCATTCAGAATCTGATCAAGGCGGAACAGCATAATCTGGATTCAACCCGGATCAAGTTGCTGCTGGCCCAGGCCTATCAGAAGGCCGGAGACCATAAAAAAGCCATTGCCATCGTGGAAGAGCTGAAAAAACAGGATCCGGACAGTTCGTTCCTGCATCAGCTTCACGCTGTGGCTGTGGGGCTAGACGGGCAGCATGACCTGGCGCGGCAAAGTTTTGAGAAAGCGCTGGAACTTGATCCGGAAAATATCTCCGCTCATATTCATCTGGCGCGGATGGATTTGATTGCCGGGGACGTCCGCAAGGCCATTGACCGGATTAAGGGGCAACTGGGCAGGCATCCCGAGTCCGTGGTGCTGATGACGGAACTGGGAGACCTGTTCACCAAGGCCGGTCAGCCCGAAGAAGCGCTGTTCTGGTATAAAAAGGCCTATTCCCTGGATGGGGAGACATTTGCCACACTGGCCAAGCTCGCTGAGGGCTATGCGGCTGTGGAGGAGCTGGACAAAGCCATTGAGGTGGCGCAGTCCTTCACCATCCGGTTCCCCGAAGACAAGGACGTCTATGATCTTTTGGGACGCCTTTATATGCAGGCCAATGATCCGGTGGCGGCCATTAAATCCTATAAAATGGCGGTGGAATATGCCATCAATCGGGGGGAGGCGCTGATGGCGCTGGGCGCGGCGCAATTGCGGACCAATGACCGCAAGGGCGCGGCGTCTGCCTTTCGCAAGGCTATCGCCTGGGACCCTGAGCTGCGGGAGGCCTATATCGCCCTAATCAATATCGCCATTGAAGAACGGGACCGGCTTAATGGTCTGGAACTGCTCAAATCCTTGCGCAAAATCACATCGGGATCGCCGGCGGCGGATATTCTCGAAGGGAATCTGTATTATGCGCTGCGGGATCTGGACAAGGCCGAAGCCTCCTATAAAAAGGCCATGACGATCGGGGATAATCCCCTGGCGGTCCTGGGTCTGTTCAAAGTGTATCGGGACAGCGACCGCCTGCCGCGGGCCATTGCTCTGCTGGAAAAATGGACGGAAAAATATCCCCAGGATCTGCCCCTGGGCCTTACGCTCGGGACGGCTTATAAGCTGGATGGGCAGCTTGAAAAAGCCGTGGTTCATTATGAAACGCTGCTCAAGCGGTTCCCCGATATGCCCGCCGTTCTGAATAATGCCGCCAATGTGCAGTTCCTTCTGGGAAATGAAGAAAAGGCCGTGGAATATGCTCGCCGGGCGCAGGAACTGCGACCGGAAGATGTCACGATTCTGGACACGCTGGCGTGGATCGAAACCCGTCGGGGCCGGCCCGAGGTGGCGTTGCCGCTGTTGCGGAAGTCCCTGGCGCTAGAATATGGCAATCCGGAAATCAAATATCATCTGGCAGTAACCCTCGACAAACTGGGCCGGCGCGCCGAAGCTCTCCGTCCGCTCCGGGAAGCGTTGCAGTCGGGTCAAGATTTTGAGGGACGCGAAGAGGCGGAAAAACTGCTCGCCGGCTGGCGCCAGAATTAA
- a CDS encoding prolyl oligopeptidase family serine peptidase yields the protein MTFGRWVNFSAMAGAWMTVMGTTLSVSAGAADMADKPRQVQDEDLLWLEDIEGEKALDWVREQNRSTLEELTKDPRFDQYKQEALAILTAPDRIAAGRLRGGYVYNFWQDESHVRGIWRRAPIETYKAGAPEWEVLLDVDDLARREGKNWIFKGADCLAPAFERCILSLSPGGTDAAVYREFDIPTKDFVKDGFYVPLAKSSVGWQDENTLLVATDWGEGSLNTSGYARILKRWQRGTPMTAADPLLEMAVEETFVFPVSFDRPEGGANFIMRGHDFYRFTYYVVDDTGGLKQLPLPPKSDLSGMFEGQVLVTLKEDWQGHRAGSLISFDLAAFMEKGQIDHLHQVFDPGLEGTIERVVTTRDAVYVQGLEHVSSRLREFRLVNGAWTGRSLAFGDGDVISLMSADPRSNDLLLSRDGLLTPDSLYWADFVKGDQKLVQSLPPRFDSTGLKVEKKFATSRDGTRIPYFLVYHNDSPMDGTTPVLQYGYGGFEISILPHYRPLMGKLWLEKGGAYVIANIRGGGEYGPRWHEAALLENRQRAYDDFFAVAEAVQKSGLSSPRHYGAIGRSNGGLLMGVAFTQRPDLFNAIVCGVPLLDMKRYNKLLAGASWMAEYGNPDNPEHWAFIKEYSPFQNLRADVDYPKVYFFTSTKDDRVHPGHARKMAAKMGLLGHDYYYYENIEGGHKGDANHEQEATMRALEYLYLKRHLEKE from the coding sequence ATGACCTTCGGCAGATGGGTGAATTTTTCCGCAATGGCGGGCGCATGGATGACGGTGATGGGCACGACCCTGTCGGTGTCGGCAGGGGCGGCGGATATGGCGGATAAACCCCGACAGGTGCAGGATGAGGACCTGTTATGGTTGGAAGATATCGAAGGGGAGAAGGCCCTTGACTGGGTGCGCGAACAGAATCGCAGCACCCTTGAGGAGCTCACCAAAGATCCGCGCTTTGACCAATATAAACAGGAGGCCCTGGCCATTCTTACCGCTCCGGACCGGATCGCTGCCGGCCGGCTGCGCGGGGGGTATGTCTATAATTTCTGGCAGGATGAAAGCCATGTCCGTGGCATCTGGCGGCGCGCGCCGATCGAAACCTACAAGGCCGGCGCTCCGGAGTGGGAGGTGCTTCTGGATGTGGATGATCTGGCCCGGCGGGAGGGGAAGAACTGGATCTTCAAGGGGGCTGACTGTCTGGCGCCGGCCTTTGAACGCTGCATTTTGTCTCTCTCGCCCGGGGGAACGGATGCCGCGGTGTATCGGGAGTTTGATATTCCCACAAAGGATTTTGTCAAAGACGGATTTTATGTGCCGCTGGCCAAATCCTCGGTCGGCTGGCAGGATGAAAACACGCTTCTGGTTGCCACGGACTGGGGCGAGGGGAGTCTGAATACGTCCGGCTATGCCCGTATCCTCAAACGCTGGCAGCGGGGTACCCCGATGACGGCCGCAGATCCCCTGCTGGAGATGGCGGTTGAGGAAACCTTTGTCTTTCCGGTCAGTTTCGATCGGCCCGAAGGCGGCGCCAATTTTATTATGCGCGGTCATGACTTTTATCGTTTTACCTACTATGTGGTGGATGACACGGGTGGGTTGAAACAGTTGCCCCTGCCGCCAAAATCCGATCTGTCGGGCATGTTCGAAGGGCAGGTGCTTGTCACCCTGAAAGAAGACTGGCAGGGCCATCGTGCCGGCAGCCTGATCAGTTTTGATCTGGCGGCCTTTATGGAAAAAGGCCAGATTGACCACCTTCACCAGGTCTTTGACCCGGGGCTTGAGGGCACCATTGAAAGGGTGGTCACCACCCGGGATGCGGTTTATGTGCAGGGGCTGGAACATGTGTCCAGCCGGCTCAGGGAATTTCGTCTGGTGAACGGGGCCTGGACAGGCCGTTCGCTAGCGTTCGGGGACGGGGATGTGATCAGTCTGATGTCCGCGGATCCGCGCAGCAATGATCTGTTGCTCAGCCGCGATGGTCTTTTGACCCCTGACAGCCTGTATTGGGCTGATTTTGTCAAGGGGGACCAGAAACTGGTGCAATCCCTGCCACCTCGGTTTGATAGCACAGGCCTCAAGGTGGAAAAGAAATTTGCAACAAGCCGGGATGGCACCCGCATTCCCTATTTCCTGGTCTATCACAACGACAGCCCGATGGACGGCACCACGCCGGTGCTGCAATATGGCTATGGCGGGTTCGAGATTTCCATTTTGCCGCATTACCGCCCGCTGATGGGCAAGTTATGGCTGGAAAAGGGCGGCGCCTATGTCATCGCCAATATCCGCGGCGGTGGTGAATATGGGCCGCGCTGGCATGAGGCGGCGCTGCTGGAAAACCGCCAACGGGCCTATGACGATTTTTTCGCCGTGGCCGAGGCGGTGCAGAAAAGCGGGCTCAGTTCTCCGCGTCATTATGGCGCCATCGGACGCAGCAATGGCGGTTTGCTGATGGGTGTGGCCTTTACCCAACGGCCGGACCTGTTTAACGCCATCGTCTGCGGGGTGCCGCTTCTGGATATGAAGCGCTACAATAAGCTTCTGGCCGGGGCCAGCTGGATGGCGGAATATGGCAATCCGGACAATCCGGAACATTGGGCGTTTATCAAGGAATATTCACCATTCCAGAATTTGCGCGCCGATGTGGACTATCCAAAGGTTTATTTCTTCACCTCGACCAAGGACGACCGGGTGCATCCGGGGCATGCCCGCAAGATGGCCGCCAAGATGGGGCTTCTGGGCCATGACTATTATTATTATGAGAATATCGAAGGGGGACATAAGGGCGATGCCAATCACGAGCAGGAAGCCACCATGCGGGCGCTGGAATATTTGTATCTAAAGCGTCATCTGGAAAAGGAATAA
- the msrB gene encoding peptide-methionine (R)-S-oxide reductase MsrB — protein sequence MSDKISKTDQEWREQLEEEQYRVTRQGDTERPFMNKYWNHKEAGIYHCVCCAAPLFSSEAKYESGSGWPSYYEPVSDSSVALRRDTSHGMIRDEVICVRCEAHLGHVFPDGPPPTGLRYCINSAALVFRKA from the coding sequence ATGAGCGATAAAATCAGCAAAACGGACCAGGAATGGCGGGAGCAGCTTGAGGAAGAGCAATATCGGGTGACCCGCCAGGGAGATACGGAACGCCCCTTTATGAACAAATACTGGAATCACAAGGAGGCGGGCATTTATCACTGTGTTTGCTGCGCGGCGCCGCTGTTCAGTTCCGAAGCCAAATATGAGTCGGGCAGCGGCTGGCCCAGTTATTATGAACCGGTCTCGGACTCCTCGGTGGCCCTACGACGGGATACCAGTCACGGCATGATCCGCGACGAGGTAATTTGTGTGCGTTGTGAGGCCCATCTGGGTCATGTGTTCCCGGACGGGCCGCCGCCGACGGGCCTGCGCTACTGCATCAATTCCGCAGCTCTTGTTTTCCGGAAAGCCTAG
- a CDS encoding FAD-binding oxidoreductase codes for MSRNPNMEHILPDLKKLLGERLSLAAAVREHHGTGLTHLKSPPPDAVAFVQNTEEVSHLLRLCHGAQVPVIAFGAGTALEGHFLASQGGVCLDMNGMNRIVRLEAQDMDVTVEAGVTREQLNHHLRDQGLFFPIDPGADATLGGMAATRASGTNAVRYGTMRDNVLSLKVVLADGRVIKTGGRARKSAAGYDLTRLMIGSEGTLGIITELTLRLQGIPEAISAAVCAFDSLQQAVESVVDVIRMGIPIARIELLDEVQMMILNQYADLDYAEKPTLFMEFHGSAASVREQAEMVEEIALGQGGGDFRWSSRPEDRKRLWKARHDAFYAVRTYFPGRDFLTTDVCVPVSKLTECILHTREDIERERLTAPLVGHVGDGNFHLILAYDKTDPDEIDRVEKLNARLVERALRLGGTCTGEHGIGLGKKAFLVKEHGTAAVEVMKTLKRALDPHNILNPGKIF; via the coding sequence ATGAGCCGAAACCCCAATATGGAGCACATCCTGCCTGACCTGAAAAAATTGCTGGGCGAGCGATTGTCGCTGGCGGCAGCGGTGCGTGAACATCACGGCACGGGCCTGACACATCTTAAAAGCCCGCCGCCGGACGCCGTGGCCTTTGTCCAGAATACGGAGGAAGTGAGCCACCTTCTGCGTCTGTGTCATGGCGCACAGGTGCCGGTGATCGCTTTTGGTGCCGGCACGGCGCTGGAAGGGCATTTTCTGGCCTCGCAGGGCGGGGTGTGCCTGGATATGAACGGTATGAACCGTATTGTGCGGCTGGAGGCGCAGGATATGGACGTAACTGTCGAGGCCGGCGTGACTCGGGAACAGCTCAATCACCATTTGCGGGATCAGGGGCTGTTTTTCCCCATTGACCCCGGGGCCGATGCCACTCTCGGCGGCATGGCCGCAACCCGGGCATCGGGCACCAATGCGGTGCGCTACGGCACCATGCGGGACAATGTGCTCTCCCTCAAGGTTGTGCTGGCCGATGGCCGGGTGATCAAGACCGGGGGCCGGGCCCGCAAATCCGCTGCAGGGTATGACCTGACCCGGCTCATGATTGGCTCCGAAGGGACACTGGGTATCATTACCGAACTGACCCTCAGACTACAGGGTATTCCCGAGGCCATTTCCGCCGCCGTCTGTGCCTTTGACAGCTTGCAGCAGGCGGTGGAAAGCGTGGTGGACGTCATCCGGATGGGCATCCCCATCGCCCGGATCGAATTATTGGACGAGGTGCAGATGATGATCCTCAACCAGTATGCGGATCTGGACTATGCTGAAAAGCCAACCCTGTTCATGGAATTTCACGGCAGCGCTGCCAGCGTTCGGGAACAGGCGGAAATGGTCGAAGAAATCGCACTTGGCCAAGGGGGTGGTGATTTCCGGTGGTCAAGCCGCCCTGAGGACCGCAAACGGTTGTGGAAGGCCCGCCACGATGCCTTCTACGCGGTTCGCACCTATTTTCCGGGGCGGGATTTTCTGACCACTGACGTGTGTGTGCCGGTCTCAAAACTCACCGAATGTATTCTGCACACCCGTGAAGATATTGAGCGGGAGCGGCTTACGGCGCCGCTGGTGGGCCATGTGGGCGATGGTAATTTCCATTTGATCCTGGCCTATGACAAAACCGACCCGGATGAAATAGACCGGGTGGAAAAGCTGAATGCCCGTCTGGTGGAACGGGCGCTGCGCCTGGGCGGCACATGCACCGGTGAACATGGCATTGGCCTCGGTAAAAAGGCGTTTCTGGTGAAAGAACATGGCACGGCGGCGGTGGAGGTGATGAAAACCCTGAAACGGGCGCTGGATCCGCATAATATTCTTAATCCCGGCAAGATATTCTGA
- a CDS encoding TIGR00341 family protein — translation MSYRLVQIRVTDSAGDLAHKIGRIKPVSDSWPLGNEGTSYALLVRTQDVQTVTDRLRDIFPPSQIRRIVVLPVEAVMPLPQVDKGLPPLQEGDSAPEEDKKTPPKKPRPFAGISREELYADISRGAEISNSYLLLVIFSTIVASIGLLENNVAVVIGAMVIAPLLGPNLALALSTALGDLKLMKRAIRTMLTGFGLALALSIAVGYLWPYELDSPELMSRTDVGFDSIALALVSGAAAVLSLASGISSVLVGVMVAVALLPPGATMGIMIGAGELDLALGAGLLLAVNIVCVNLAAKLVFYFKGVRPREWYEQQKARRAMRFYIIFWVITLGILAATILNRSVTDLTSP, via the coding sequence ATGTCCTATCGTCTTGTACAGATCCGCGTCACAGACAGTGCCGGCGATCTGGCCCATAAAATCGGCCGGATCAAACCGGTCAGCGACAGCTGGCCGTTGGGCAATGAAGGGACGAGTTATGCGCTCCTGGTGCGCACCCAGGACGTACAGACAGTTACCGACCGGCTGCGGGATATTTTCCCGCCCAGCCAGATTCGCCGAATCGTTGTTCTGCCGGTGGAGGCGGTCATGCCCCTGCCGCAGGTGGACAAGGGCCTGCCGCCACTCCAGGAAGGAGACTCCGCCCCGGAAGAGGACAAGAAAACCCCGCCTAAAAAACCGCGTCCCTTTGCCGGGATCAGCCGCGAAGAACTTTACGCCGACATTTCCCGTGGGGCGGAAATCAGCAACAGTTATCTTCTTCTGGTGATCTTTTCCACCATCGTCGCCAGTATCGGTCTGCTTGAAAACAATGTGGCTGTGGTGATCGGTGCGATGGTCATCGCTCCCTTGCTGGGGCCCAATCTGGCGCTGGCATTGTCCACGGCGCTGGGCGATCTGAAACTGATGAAACGTGCCATCCGTACCATGTTGACGGGGTTTGGTCTGGCGCTCGCCCTCAGCATCGCCGTGGGCTATCTCTGGCCCTATGAGCTTGACAGTCCGGAACTGATGAGCCGCACCGATGTGGGGTTTGACAGCATTGCGCTCGCGTTGGTCTCGGGGGCGGCGGCCGTCTTGTCACTGGCCAGCGGCATTTCCAGCGTACTGGTAGGGGTGATGGTGGCCGTGGCGCTGCTGCCGCCCGGTGCAACCATGGGCATTATGATCGGCGCCGGCGAGCTGGATTTGGCGCTCGGGGCCGGATTGCTGCTGGCAGTAAACATTGTTTGCGTCAATCTGGCGGCCAAACTGGTGTTCTATTTCAAAGGGGTGCGGCCCCGGGAATGGTACGAACAGCAGAAAGCCCGCCGGGCCATGCGGTTTTATATTATTTTCTGGGTCATCACGCTTGGCATTCTGGCGGCCACGATCCTAAACCGCTCGGTAACGGATCTGACGTCCCCGTGA
- a CDS encoding DUF1853 family protein — translation MKRIKMAAMIKKSFLAWDYQWLMECPDLVRGCYQVTWRPLNAAGADDLVSFIPAHARPLLGQYFENLLAFALTGDRQISDLVRNVQVSDGRNTIGEFDFLFRRHDLACHLEVAIKFYLGSGDLSRAENWFGPNCHDRLSLKLDKMFQKQLKLSQTSAGKDCLAQLGYGEVVPCHLVKGMLFYPYDRWSRAAFSWPDVIAPAHLKGWWCPLDRAQEILHTAEYWTILKKPHWLSTGQSAREVDILTPDELFRRLEKHFCLTKSPLLVAALLPEDCQGETWGQSYREVHRGFITPVVWPFRGA, via the coding sequence GTGAAGAGGATAAAAATGGCCGCCATGATCAAAAAATCGTTTCTGGCCTGGGACTATCAATGGTTGATGGAGTGCCCCGATCTGGTGCGCGGCTGTTACCAGGTCACCTGGCGTCCGCTAAATGCGGCAGGCGCAGATGATCTTGTGTCGTTTATCCCCGCTCACGCCCGTCCTCTTCTGGGGCAGTATTTTGAAAACCTGTTGGCCTTTGCGTTGACAGGAGACCGGCAGATTTCAGACCTGGTCCGCAATGTTCAGGTCAGCGACGGCAGAAACACCATTGGCGAATTCGATTTCCTGTTTCGCCGCCACGACCTGGCCTGCCATCTGGAAGTGGCCATAAAATTTTATCTGGGCAGCGGAGATCTTTCCCGGGCGGAAAACTGGTTCGGTCCCAACTGTCACGACCGGCTGTCGCTGAAACTGGACAAGATGTTCCAGAAACAGCTGAAACTTTCACAGACGTCGGCTGGAAAAGATTGTCTCGCCCAACTGGGATATGGGGAGGTGGTGCCCTGTCACCTGGTCAAGGGTATGTTGTTTTACCCTTATGATCGCTGGAGCCGGGCCGCATTTTCCTGGCCTGACGTGATCGCCCCGGCGCATCTTAAGGGCTGGTGGTGTCCGCTGGATCGGGCACAGGAAATTCTCCATACCGCCGAATACTGGACCATTCTGAAAAAACCGCACTGGCTTTCTACCGGCCAAAGCGCCAGAGAGGTGGATATTCTAACCCCTGATGAGCTCTTCCGCCGTCTGGAAAAACATTTTTGCCTTACCAAAAGTCCGCTTCTGGTGGCGGCCCTCCTGCCGGAAGACTGTCAGGGTGAAACCTGGGGGCAAAGCTATCGGGAAGTTCACCGGGGGTTTATTACGCCTGTGGTCTGGCCGTTTCGGGGCGCCTAG
- a CDS encoding GlsB/YeaQ/YmgE family stress response membrane protein produces the protein MNLIGFLLIGILAGFLAGKIMKGGGFGLLGNLILGIVGAFLGGGVLGLLGISFGGMIGSLVTAVIGAVLLLWVVGMVKKA, from the coding sequence ATGAATCTGATCGGGTTTTTGCTGATTGGCATACTTGCCGGGTTTCTGGCCGGAAAAATCATGAAGGGCGGAGGGTTCGGCCTATTGGGTAATCTGATACTGGGCATTGTCGGCGCGTTTCTGGGCGGCGGTGTTTTGGGGCTTCTGGGGATAAGTTTCGGCGGAATGATCGGCAGTCTGGTAACCGCCGTGATTGGGGCCGTGCTGCTGCTGTGGGTCGTTGGCATGGTCAAAAAAGCCTGA